Proteins found in one Anopheles aquasalis chromosome 3, idAnoAquaMG_Q_19, whole genome shotgun sequence genomic segment:
- the LOC126579030 gene encoding caspase-like, whose amino-acid sequence MEGKQKIAVIISNVQYEHNRQRYRKGGKKDAEDIRTALEKLNFNVKLHQDLSFTNLYDELRKLSLENHENTGCLVVVAMTHGHADKLEAYDDSYLTKQLWKFFVDDCATLNGKPKLFFIQACRGNNHDSGVSVQNMEKISGSEPVKITKPLEAIAAQDAKAVEEPSSKMTKIDLIGKSLEKQPSTKPPTIEDTKIHKIGSETEVETGDMVVSQTDSVPIIRNEATGYENDLGLLKIAIPASSDMLVMYSSTDGFPSWRNHEYGSCFIQTLCAELQANGDKKELLQMLTNVSRMVAYHFNNWSI is encoded by the exons ATGGAGGGCAAACAGAAGATAGCGGTTATTATCAGTAATGTTCAATATGAACATAATCGTCAACGTTATCGAAAGGGAGGCAAGAAAGATGCAGAAGATATAAGAACAGCCCTAGAGAAGCTAAACTTTAATGTGAAGCTACACCAAGATCTTTCATTCACGAATTTATATGACGAACTACGAAAGCTTTCCTTGGAGAATCACGAGAACACTGGCTGTCTCGTAGTAGTGGCAATGACTCATGGACATGCAGATAAACTAGAAGCATATGACGATTCGTACTTAACAAAACAGCTTTGGAAGTTCTTTGTGGATGACTGCGCTACACTAAACGGTAAaccaaaattgtttttcataCAAGCATGCAGAGGGAACAACCATGATTCGGGAGTGTCTGTTCAGAACATGGAAAAAATAAGTGGATCAGAACCTGTGAAAATCACCAAACCATTAGAAGCAATAGCAGCGCAGGATGCCAAAGCAGTGGAAGAGCCGTCATCTAAAATGACTAAGATCGACTTGATTGGAAAATCATTGGAAAAGCAACCATCgacaaaaccaccaacaatcGAAGATAcgaaaatacataaaattgGAAGCGAAACAGAAGTGGAAACAGGAGATATGGTAGTCTCTCAAACTGATTCCGTACCAATAATACGCAACGAAGCCACTGGATACGAAAACGACTTGGGGCTATTGAAAATAGCAATACCTGCATCTTCTGACATGTTGGTGATGTACTCGAGCACTGATGGATTTCCTTCTTGGCGAAATCATGAATATGGTAGCTGTTTCATTCAAACACTTTGTGCTGAGTTGCAGGCGAACGGAGATAAGAAGGAGTTGCTTCAAATGCTGACAAATGTATCGCGCATGGTGGCCTATCACTTTAACAATTG GAGTATTTAA
- the LOC126579292 gene encoding caspase-like isoform X2 produces the protein MKLISKCLDIFCRTKPTQGEDEPLRQSTVATSIPVHALSANPDLEYSTKNKNRGVAIVINQEKFSTMKSREGSSKDRDDICAVLASLEFEVRVLNDFKRSALIKKLEEIASEDHTHNDCLVVVVMTHGEQGVLFAADAEYKVDRLWECFIGEACPTLLGKPKLFFIQACRGKKLDEGVLVRSATDTVDARESPKQHIYTIPTTADLLVMYSTYDGHYSWRNPTNGSWFIQSLCTVLKSYGREKELLPILTAVSWNVAYNYRSFVPDNAKMDAMKQMPCIVSMLTKAVYFRPKSVS, from the exons ATGAAACTGATATCAAAGTGTTTGGACA TTTTTTGCAGAACCAAACCAACTCAAGGTGAAGATGAGCCGCTTCGACAAtctaccgtggccaccagcatTCCGGTGCACGCCCTATCTGCCAATCCTGATCTGGAGTActcaacgaaaaacaaaaaccgaggtGTTGCCATTGTCATAAATCAGGAGAAATTTTCTACGATGAAGTCTCGCgaaggcagcagcaaggaTCGAGATGATATTTGTGCCGTTCTGGCGAGCCTTGAGTTTGAAGTGCGCGTTTTGAATGATTTCAAAAGGAGTGCATTAATTAAGAAATTGGAGGAGATTGCTAGCGAAGACCATACCCACAATGACTGTCTCGTCGTAGTGGTGATGACGCACGGAGAGCAAGGTGTACTGTTTGCGGCAGATGCCGAGTACAAGGTGGATCGCCTGTGGGAGTGCTTTATCGGGGAAGCTTGCCCGACCCTTCTTGGCAAGCCGAAGCTCTTTTTCATACAAGCGTGTCGCGGTAAGAAGCTAGATGAAGGCGTATTAGTCCGGAGCGCTACGGACACGGTGGATGCCCGCGAATCCCCTAAGCAGCACATCTACACCATTCCTACTACGGCCGATTTGCTGGTAATGTACTCGACCTACGATGGTCACTATTCGTGGCGCAATCCAACCAATGGTTCCTGGTTCATTCAATCACTCTGCACGGTGCTCAAATCTTATGGTCGTGAAAAGGAGCTGTTGCCAATTCTAACTGCCGTATCGTGGAACGTTGCCTACAACTACCGATCGTTCGTGCCTGATAACGCCAAAATGGACGCCATGAAGCAGATGCCGTGCATTGTGTCAATGCTTACGAAAGCGGTTTACTTCCGTCCGAAATCAGTGTCGTAA
- the LOC126579292 gene encoding caspase-like isoform X1, whose protein sequence is MENVASSDETDIKVFGQTKPTQGEDEPLRQSTVATSIPVHALSANPDLEYSTKNKNRGVAIVINQEKFSTMKSREGSSKDRDDICAVLASLEFEVRVLNDFKRSALIKKLEEIASEDHTHNDCLVVVVMTHGEQGVLFAADAEYKVDRLWECFIGEACPTLLGKPKLFFIQACRGKKLDEGVLVRSATDTVDARESPKQHIYTIPTTADLLVMYSTYDGHYSWRNPTNGSWFIQSLCTVLKSYGREKELLPILTAVSWNVAYNYRSFVPDNAKMDAMKQMPCIVSMLTKAVYFRPKSVS, encoded by the exons atggaaaacgtggCCAGCAGTGATGAAACTGATATCAAAGTGTTTGGACA AACCAAACCAACTCAAGGTGAAGATGAGCCGCTTCGACAAtctaccgtggccaccagcatTCCGGTGCACGCCCTATCTGCCAATCCTGATCTGGAGTActcaacgaaaaacaaaaaccgaggtGTTGCCATTGTCATAAATCAGGAGAAATTTTCTACGATGAAGTCTCGCgaaggcagcagcaaggaTCGAGATGATATTTGTGCCGTTCTGGCGAGCCTTGAGTTTGAAGTGCGCGTTTTGAATGATTTCAAAAGGAGTGCATTAATTAAGAAATTGGAGGAGATTGCTAGCGAAGACCATACCCACAATGACTGTCTCGTCGTAGTGGTGATGACGCACGGAGAGCAAGGTGTACTGTTTGCGGCAGATGCCGAGTACAAGGTGGATCGCCTGTGGGAGTGCTTTATCGGGGAAGCTTGCCCGACCCTTCTTGGCAAGCCGAAGCTCTTTTTCATACAAGCGTGTCGCGGTAAGAAGCTAGATGAAGGCGTATTAGTCCGGAGCGCTACGGACACGGTGGATGCCCGCGAATCCCCTAAGCAGCACATCTACACCATTCCTACTACGGCCGATTTGCTGGTAATGTACTCGACCTACGATGGTCACTATTCGTGGCGCAATCCAACCAATGGTTCCTGGTTCATTCAATCACTCTGCACGGTGCTCAAATCTTATGGTCGTGAAAAGGAGCTGTTGCCAATTCTAACTGCCGTATCGTGGAACGTTGCCTACAACTACCGATCGTTCGTGCCTGATAACGCCAAAATGGACGCCATGAAGCAGATGCCGTGCATTGTGTCAATGCTTACGAAAGCGGTTTACTTCCGTCCGAAATCAGTGTCGTAA
- the LOC126577363 gene encoding L-threonine 3-dehydrogenase, mitochondrial translates to MLLRKVSSAFGASLRQQLVRQGGEIGACATVLSVQQPIRRWLSNGSKKSNPKILITGGLGQLGVECAKLLRSQYGEESVILSDIIKPSDAIVNSGPYIFADILDFKGLQKIVVDHRVDWIIHFSALLSAIGEQNVPLAVRVNIEGMHNVLELAKQYKMRIFVPSTIGAFGPDSPRNPTPNVTIQRPRTIYGVSKVHAELMGEYYHHKFGLDFRCLRFPGVISSDPPGGGTTDYAVAIFFEGLKTGKYQCYLKPDTRLPMMYIEDCLRSLLEFMTAPEEKLKRRVYNVTAMSFTPEELVEKLSKYIPELHVSYRPDSRQLIADSWPQVFDDSEARQDWGWQPNYDLDKLVDLMVRDVTENYIKKGN, encoded by the exons ATGCTGCTACGTAAAGTGTCATCAGCGTTTGGCGCCAGCTTGCGCCAACAGTTGGTACGCCAGGGAGGGGAAATTGGCGCTTGTGCGACCGTCCTCAGCGTTCAGCAGCCCATCCGTCGCTGGCTCTCGAACGGAAGTAAAAAATCGAATCCTAAAATTCTAATCACAG GTGGATTGGGCCAGCTGGGCGTCGAATGTGCCAAACTGCTGCGTAGCCAGTACGGCGAGGAGAGCGTAATTCTGTCCGACATCATCAAACCGAGCGATGCCATCGTGAACAGTGGCCCGTACATCTTTGCTGACATCCTAGATTTCAAGGGATTGCAGAAGATCGTTGTGGATCATCGTGTCGATTGGATCATTCACTTTTCCGCCCTTCTCAGTGCGATCGGGGAGCAGAATGTGCCGCTGGCGGTTCGCGTTAACATCGAAGGTATGCACAATGTGCTGGAGTTGGCCAAGCAGTACAAGATGCGCATCTTTGTGCCGAGCACCATCGGTGCATTCGGCCCGGACAGCCCCCGGAATCCGACGCCAAATGTCACCATCCAGCGGCCCCGCACAATCTACGGTGTGTCGAAGGTGCACGCCGAGCTGATGGGTGAATACTATCACCACAAGTTTGGGCTCGATTTCCGCTGCCTTCGATTCCCAGGTGTTATCTCGAGTGATCCACCAGGCGGTGGCACTACCG ATTATGCGGTAGCCATCTTCTTCGAGGGTCTCAAGACGGGAAAGTATCAGTGCTACCTCAAGCCGGACACGCGACTACCCATGATGTACATCGAGGATTGTTTGCGGTCACTGCTCGAGTTTATGACCGCACCGGAGGAGAAGCTAAAGCGCCGGGTGTACAACGTCACCGCGATGTCGTTCACACCGGAGGAACTGGTGGAGAAGCTGTCCAAGTACATCCCGGAGCTGCACGTCAGCTATCGGCCCGATAGCCGGCAGCTCATTGCGGACTCGTGGCCGCAAGTGTTTGATGATTCAGAGGCGCGCCAAGATTGGGGCTGGCAGCCTAACTACGATCTGGATAAGCTGGTCGATTTAATGGTGCGCGACGTTACGGAGAATTACATCAAAAAGGGGAACTAA